The Magnolia sinica isolate HGM2019 chromosome 3, MsV1, whole genome shotgun sequence genome includes the window cctgtaaatgatttacatgcAAAAAAGGTAATCCGAATGCAGAGTGTAAATGATTtcgctgtaaatcatttacaagttGCCCtgtttacaggcatccaaacaactaGTTAGGAATTTGAAGcttcaaatgcagcatgtggcaTGTCAACCCTTGGTTATTGTTAGCACATCTATGCATAGGTGGATCATATGGCACAAGGCATCATATAACAAATACAGTGCGGGGTCTATGGTATGCATGTCATGTACCTAAAATCTGCACCtgccaaatagtgggacccaatGTAGATTGATCATATTCCCAGAATCAGCCTGAAAAGATAAACCTGGCCTCTGATTAATGGACTTatatttgttgaatttggaccattgctaCATCGATATGTTAATTCGTGAATCATACATGTGCATATGAAAGTCGAAAATACTATTTAAATACCCAGTTGAGTCATTGAGTCgacacaacttggctagacacTGAGTCAAGTTGGTCCCCAGGTTTTGGAACTTTGAAGACGGTGTAATTTTCAAGAACAGGAGATTTACCTTCCCCACCCATCCCACCGTGGTTGATATGACTCTCTAATGGGTGCATCTGGAAATGCACGTGAAAAGGAAGGGGCGCCTTTGCCACCCGTAGTAAGGTACTGGTTCGCATAACACATGTCTCCAACCATTAATACCATCGAAGGGTTATTCTCAATGAGATGATCAATGGTTGTCGTTGAATTGCTTGTCAGGCCTAAATCTCCTACAACTGCTATTCGACGAGGATATGCATTTGCACTAGGCAAGGGTAGAGTTTCAAATACATGTTCTTTGCTCATAGCCGGCAATGAACTATCCCCGCACTTGTAGTAATATCTTTTCCCAGGTTCAAGCCCTGTGGGAAAAACCAATACAAAAATTCAGACATTCATATCATGAATGATTAGCACAAAATTCATACGGGAATTAGTAAGCATTAGAGTACAAACTCATTCATCATCACAGAGAACAAATGGGTCTTCTCACCTTTGAGTCGAACATGGTGAATGATGCCTGAAGTGTAATTCATAAGGCCCTTGAATGGGTACATTTGGCTGTAGACAGTTGACGACCCTCGTTGAACAAATGGATATTTTCCACTTTCTTTCCCATACCAAACCTCACTGGCAACCGTTGATGGGTCGAGAGGGGTCACATTGGAGCCAATCTGAGCATCCCCTACACAAGTTGAACTCACCCCATAATAACTCTATACCCGATTGACAATCAAGCAAGGTAAATCATCTACAAGGTATGAATTTTTCCCATTTTTTCTGGAGGAAAAATGCAGTGGTTGGTCCGACCTAGTCACGAAAGtttaggtgactatcccattgaTGTGAGTATCATGAATCTTTTggtgatctgggccattcatctggtgggccccacagtggatggaAAATGCTGCAAAAGAAAGCCACTGCAAGACAATCCTGGCCATCTGATTGTCAGCCCGCAAAAGTATGACATGCACGATGAAAAGTCTGCAGGTGGATGGGTCGATTGCCCTgctcatccatggtggggccagctAGATGAACTGCAAGAATCACCAATAAGTAGGGCTTGTTGGTATGGCACACAGGCCAAATGAAATCATCGTTAATCATTTCTACAACACCCCTTTAATCAGTGTCATTACTGCATCCCATGGGCAACCAACAGTCGAAGAGGAAATTCTCAATGTGCTAGCAAAacacataagaaaaaaaaaatcaaattctcCTCATTTATTCCAGCATTATGGATGCATACGACAgtatgattaaaaataaaaaataaaaaacccatgAAACAGGAAGAATCAACAAGCAATCGAACCAATGCAAATTCAAAATGCTCAGGACAGGAAAGAATGATACCGGTGATCCAAGACACCCAAATGGAAGTCGACGAAGAGATGGCGAGAGCTATCTGGTCGGGGAAGACAGTGGGAACTTTCTTCTTAAGCCTGGGATCATCCATTGGCAAGTCGTCACTGCCTAGCCGCAGCGACGGATCGAAGCGGCGAGTGACCGGAGTAAATGGGCCATCGAGGGTGGTCGGGATGTGGGCCCCCACCACCATTTCTAGAATCAAGAACAGGTATGAGAGTGAGTGCAGACATGAACGAGTGTGACCCATCAATTTCTCCTTCTTAACTGAGtacttgactcagtgagtcagaAGAAATGAGGAGAGAACGTAGATTCTGTTATTTGTTGGAGAAATCAAGCGAAGGGATTTTTGGAGTGTTGGGTAGAGGCTGAATGATATTTTAAGGAAGGAATATCCGTTTGGAAATCCAATAGCTGATGGCATTTCAATTTCCTTGTGATGTTGACATAGGATAGGATTAGGATGGATTTTATGATGCCTGACCTGCGTCTCCGCACAACATACACGGGTTTTAAGTTCtggcaatgtggggcccattgttatgtaaTCCGTACTATTGATCTGTTATCCTACTCGGAGACAACTGTACGATTTCCATTCATGGACAACAAGTAGACTGCAAATGCAACAATAGCCCACAGTTAATTGAAAAGAGGTCCCATGATTGGTGGCTACGATCTTCCCATCTTAATAGTTTCTTTTGTTTAGATCCAATCATGGTGGGATGCATCATgttaacggtctggattacttaaCCCTATGCCCTAATTGTCGGAGTTGAAACCAAGTATAGTGACGCCAGTGGCGTATCGAATAATTTCACATTGACCTGTGCATCAACATTCGTGTGGGCGACTACGATTCTCAATGGGCCGGGGTCCATGCCGGCTTTCAGGCCTGGTCTGCTTTTCCGATGGCTTGGACTAGAATACTAGGACCGACTGCTGGGCGCGGGTCTAAAAATAAGGACCATTTCATAATCAGGCAGGGCTCGGGTATTTTTGTCATAGCATGCATGATGGGACACACtaaatgaacagcccagatcttgcgCAAAAAAGGGTGGCAGAGCTCGGGATGTGGATAATCATCATGGGCTTGGGCCCGTTTGTTTTGACCCATCACGGGCCTGCCTGAACATGGGCCTAGTATTTACTTCGCATGCCAGGCTTGGAGCCCAAGATATTCCCATTGAAAGTGTCGACTTCTAGTTCGTTTTTAGAGAgaaactttgatgctctggcagtgtGACCGGATGATACGCAGACTATCAAATTGGTGGATATTTACTGtatagttaaaaatgaaaactatccGTGATCTTATTTCAAGAAATAAGTATTCATatatcagaggttaggattgtctaatcaacctgatttttggacgGTAACTTAGCCACAGTGGTTTTCATAATTCAATCAGCTTAATTCTGATTCATATGTGCCACGTGTATTATTTCCAATTGCCTATGTATCAAGCGTCGTACCTAAGCtatagtatcaaataactcccttgtTTTTTAGGTGGGTCCGTGACACACTAGAAAATCCAATG containing:
- the LOC131240699 gene encoding purple acid phosphatase 23 isoform X3, which gives rise to MGHTRSCLHSLSYLFLILEMVVGAHIPTTLDGPFTPVTRRFDPSLRLGSDDLPMDDPRLKKKVPTVFPDQIALAISSSTSIWVSWITGDAQIGSNVTPLDPSTVASEVWYGKESGKYPFVQRGSSTVYSQMYPFKGLMNYTSGIIHHVRLKGLEPGKRYYYKCGDSSLPAMSKEHVFETLPLPSANAYPRRIAVVGDLGLTSNSTTTIDHLIENNPSMVLMVGDMCYANQYLTTGGKGAPSFSRAFPDAPIRESYQPRWDGWGRFMEPLTSSVPMMVIEGNHEIEPQVDGITFKSYLTRFAVPSQESGSNSNFYYSFDAAGVHFIMLGAYVDYNSTGAQHAWLKDDLLRVDRKVTPWLVAAWHPPWYNSYSSHYQEFECMRQEMEALLYQYGVDIVFSGHVQLAGLSNLLNQTWYTFSINQAINNTTKNP